A genomic region of Fusobacterium perfoetens contains the following coding sequences:
- the hemW gene encoding radical SAM family heme chaperone HemW, whose amino-acid sequence MADAIYIHIPFCVKKCDYCDFLSFQSTKEERKKYVDFLVKEIELYPKYNYDTVYFGGGTPSLLEPEDVKKILSKLSINKGAEITLEANPKTVDYEKLKSFKEAGINRLSMGIQSFNEKFLKKLGRLHNSQEGEEAYKMARKAGYDNISLDLMFSLPDQTLEEVKEDLQKMISLNPEHFSIYSLIWEPDTKFFEKLEKGEYKETDNDLEASMYEMIIDYSEKSGYSHYEISNFSKEGKEARHNSKYWRNDEYVGIGLGASGYIDGIRYKNKMKFTDYYDSILVGEKPILEKEEVSEDMKEEYRHILGLRLLKEGIIPSSLEKYKKNYKELEEDGFIEKKLERYILTKKGIFLANDVFEKLI is encoded by the coding sequence ATGGCAGATGCAATATATATACACATTCCTTTTTGTGTAAAAAAATGTGATTATTGTGACTTTCTTTCTTTTCAGAGTACAAAAGAAGAGAGAAAAAAATATGTAGATTTTCTTGTAAAAGAAATAGAGCTATATCCTAAATATAATTATGATACAGTGTATTTTGGAGGAGGAACTCCCTCTCTTTTAGAACCTGAAGATGTGAAGAAAATACTTTCCAAATTAAGTATAAATAAAGGGGCAGAAATTACTCTTGAAGCAAATCCTAAAACAGTTGATTATGAAAAATTAAAAAGTTTTAAAGAGGCTGGAATAAACAGACTTAGTATGGGAATACAAAGTTTTAATGAAAAATTTTTAAAGAAACTTGGAAGACTTCATAACTCACAAGAGGGAGAAGAAGCATATAAAATGGCAAGAAAGGCAGGATACGATAATATAAGTCTTGATCTTATGTTTTCTCTTCCTGATCAGACTCTTGAAGAGGTAAAAGAAGATTTACAGAAAATGATTTCTTTAAATCCAGAGCACTTTTCAATTTATTCTCTTATTTGGGAGCCTGATACTAAATTTTTTGAAAAACTTGAAAAAGGTGAGTATAAAGAGACAGATAATGACTTAGAAGCTTCAATGTATGAAATGATAATAGATTATTCTGAAAAATCAGGGTATAGCCATTATGAAATATCAAATTTTTCAAAAGAAGGAAAAGAAGCTAGGCACAATTCAAAATATTGGAGAAATGATGAGTATGTTGGAATAGGATTGGGAGCTTCAGGATATATTGATGGAATAAGATATAAAAACAAGATGAAATTTACAGATTATTATGATAGTATATTAGTAGGGGAAAAACCTATTTTAGAGAAAGAAGAAGTTTCAGAAGATATGAAAGAGGAATATAGACATATTTTAGGGCTTCGTCTTTTAAAAGAAGGTATTATCCCTTCTTCCTTAGAAAAATATAAGAAAAATTATAAAGAATTGGAAGAAGATGGTTTTATTGAAAAAAAATTAGAAAGATATATTCTTACTAAAAAAGGAATTTTCTTAGCTAATGATGTTTTTGAAAAACTTATATAA
- a CDS encoding ROK family protein gives MKQLEKLKINNIMSVLEFMRLNENCSKKFISSSTGLSSTLLTNICNHLKEKNLIIEGDVLASNRAGRKEIALNINYSLKKIIGINISSEYCEIVISDLKPSLLFSKRIPTNLKDGDKLMESIFSIIFSYMENNSLSVNDFAGIGVSSKGTTDVEKGIIGEDFLEKKLEIKEHIKEKINLPVFIENDVKSLSVAQNFFFPEYDDFFLIKYTIHGIGGALFKDGTLYTNKENIVGRIGHIIIDPKEDYCPVCKRKGCLESIISINRIKKELEKNFNKKDSPVLAEELNNSFGSFNINKLFSAFEKGSIQVNNILRKSASLMAQSIINTYALTGSSNIVLYGDFFSYKSYMFLLEQYIKEYQLTEFWDKITLSKLSPEQETLASCVVVIKKIFYEELNKYFHLI, from the coding sequence ATGAAACAGCTTGAAAAATTAAAAATAAATAATATTATGTCCGTTCTTGAGTTTATGAGATTAAATGAAAATTGTTCTAAAAAATTCATATCTTCTTCAACGGGGCTTTCATCTACCCTTCTTACAAATATCTGTAATCACTTAAAGGAAAAAAATTTAATTATAGAAGGAGATGTTCTTGCTTCAAATAGAGCAGGAAGAAAAGAAATAGCTCTTAATATAAATTACTCTCTAAAAAAGATAATAGGAATAAATATATCAAGTGAATATTGTGAAATAGTTATTTCTGACTTAAAACCATCTCTTCTTTTTTCAAAAAGAATTCCTACAAACCTCAAAGATGGAGATAAACTTATGGAATCTATTTTCAGCATAATATTTTCATATATGGAAAATAATTCTCTTTCTGTTAATGATTTTGCAGGAATTGGAGTAAGTTCAAAAGGTACTACTGATGTTGAAAAAGGAATCATAGGAGAAGACTTCCTTGAAAAAAAATTAGAAATAAAAGAACATATAAAAGAAAAAATAAATCTTCCTGTTTTCATTGAAAACGATGTAAAAAGTTTATCTGTAGCACAGAATTTCTTTTTTCCTGAATATGATGATTTTTTTCTTATAAAATATACTATTCATGGAATTGGAGGAGCTCTTTTTAAAGATGGGACTCTTTATACAAATAAAGAAAATATAGTAGGAAGAATAGGGCATATTATAATAGATCCTAAGGAGGACTATTGCCCTGTATGTAAAAGAAAGGGCTGCCTTGAAAGCATCATATCAATAAACAGAATAAAAAAAGAACTTGAAAAGAATTTTAATAAAAAAGATTCTCCTGTTTTAGCAGAAGAACTTAATAACAGTTTTGGAAGTTTTAACATTAATAAACTTTTCTCAGCTTTTGAAAAAGGCTCTATACAAGTGAATAATATTTTAAGAAAAAGTGCTTCTCTTATGGCACAGTCTATTATAAACACATATGCTCTTACAGGAAGCAGTAATATTGTTCTTTATGGAGATTTCTTTTCGTATAAATCATATATGTTCCTTCTTGAACAATATATAAAAGAATATCAACTCACTGAATTTTGGGATAAAATCACTTTAAGTAAATTAAGTCCTGAACAAGAAACCCTTGCAAGTTGTGTTGTTGTTATTAAAAAAATCTTCTATGAAGAACTTAATAAATATTTTCACCTCATCTAA
- a CDS encoding tripartite tricarboxylate transporter substrate binding protein: protein MKKIFRVLVICILALVTALPSFAAKKVTAENWPNKPVIITVPWAVGGLADQANRALAQYGQKYLGQPVVPDNKIGAGGVVALTEYLREKPNSVKLIYGGEGNFAIGPLFNPVPFKWEQFTPVVNIYKSNFVMVANPKIGVKSLADLKEYGKDKKIIFAVAGLNSSEYLMISALLSEMGLDFEGVSFDGANEAMTATLSGDTVIGITHASLAKEFVKTNRLTPVVVFDEKPLKDEVYNLECVGDYGYDTFLVNRCILLMPAGTDPAIVDKMYKAVLQIFEEPGFKETATNLGLTLDPIGPEECDKHIKDSTEKAKRFYEMIKK from the coding sequence ATGAAAAAAATATTCAGAGTATTAGTAATTTGTATTTTAGCACTTGTAACAGCTTTACCGTCTTTTGCAGCTAAAAAAGTAACTGCAGAAAATTGGCCGAATAAACCTGTAATTATTACAGTTCCTTGGGCAGTAGGAGGTCTTGCAGACCAAGCTAACAGAGCTTTAGCTCAATATGGACAAAAATATCTTGGACAACCTGTTGTTCCTGATAATAAAATTGGAGCTGGAGGAGTAGTTGCTCTTACTGAATATCTTCGTGAAAAACCTAATTCTGTAAAACTAATTTATGGAGGAGAAGGAAACTTTGCAATAGGACCTTTATTTAATCCTGTTCCATTTAAGTGGGAACAATTTACACCAGTAGTTAATATTTACAAATCAAACTTTGTAATGGTAGCTAATCCAAAAATTGGAGTAAAATCTCTTGCAGATTTAAAAGAATATGGAAAAGATAAGAAAATAATATTTGCAGTTGCAGGTCTTAATTCTTCAGAATATCTTATGATTTCAGCTCTTTTAAGTGAAATGGGATTAGATTTTGAAGGTGTTTCTTTTGATGGTGCAAATGAAGCAATGACAGCTACTTTATCAGGAGATACTGTTATAGGAATTACTCATGCTTCCCTTGCTAAAGAATTTGTAAAAACAAATCGTTTAACTCCAGTTGTTGTATTTGATGAAAAACCATTAAAAGATGAAGTTTATAATCTTGAATGTGTTGGAGATTATGGATATGATACATTCTTAGTAAACAGATGTATTCTTTTAATGCCTGCAGGAACTGATCCAGCTATAGTTGATAAAATGTATAAAGCTGTTCTTCAAATATTTGAAGAACCAGGATTTAAAGAAACAGCAACTAATTTAGGATTAACTCTTGATCCTATTGGACCTGAAGAATGTGATAAACATATAAAAGACTCTACTGAAAAAGCTAAAAGATTCTACGAAATGATAAAAAAATAG
- a CDS encoding cell division protein SepF — MSNNEKLKSKFRSFKEILGMGEGEEVAEDTGIIDIDIQKNAGEESNQSEPVQGLFKKSKNEKKVKEREKEKTMDTSAYQSVIIDPKKFEDCKKIANYIKDDKTVTLNLEHLDNETAQRIIDFLSGAMSIKEAKLIEISKNVYVSVPKNINVFFDGENERKEKSFLKL; from the coding sequence ATGAGCAATAACGAAAAGTTAAAAAGTAAATTCAGAAGTTTTAAAGAAATACTTGGAATGGGAGAAGGAGAAGAAGTAGCAGAAGATACAGGTATAATAGATATTGACATTCAAAAAAATGCAGGTGAAGAATCTAATCAGTCTGAACCAGTTCAAGGGCTTTTTAAAAAATCTAAGAATGAGAAAAAAGTAAAAGAAAGAGAAAAGGAAAAAACAATGGACACTTCAGCTTATCAAAGTGTTATAATTGATCCTAAAAAATTTGAAGACTGTAAAAAAATAGCAAATTATATAAAAGATGATAAAACAGTAACACTTAATCTTGAGCATCTTGACAATGAAACAGCTCAGAGAATAATAGATTTTTTAAGTGGAGCTATGAGTATAAAAGAAGCTAAGCTTATAGAGATCAGTAAAAATGTATATGTTTCTGTTCCAAAAAATATAAATGTATTTTTTGACGGAGAAAACGAAAGAAAAGAAAAATCATTTTTAAAATTATAA
- a CDS encoding tripartite tricarboxylate transporter permease, translated as MIANIIDGFFEFFKLSSFIYMNLGLLAGVVFGCIPGLTVMLCLVLFLPFTYNLEAIDSFMFLLGIYCAGSYGGSISAILINTPGTPHAAATMLDGNPMAKKGLAKKALNIALEASTFGGIFSALVLLFLAPQVAKVALKFGASEIFILCVFGLSIIAGVSGDSLAKGIISGCIGLFLSTVGMDIISGTFRFTLNNYNLYAGFDLVIVLIGLFALSETISNSNGSKDFKASTTMSLESVKDTGKLTKAEYKRMFPHALRSSIIGVIVGIIPGTGASMASFFSYDRARKTSKHPEEFGKGSIDGIAAAESANNAVTGATLIPLLTLGIPGDAAVAILLGTLMANGLTPGPNLFQEHGLTLYAIMVGLVFINIFMYIQGKYLTGFFAKVTKIPSEILIPIIVVFCFAGSYSIKSSMFDLYISIAFGIIAYILVKLKFSTIPVLLGLVLGALTESNLRRTLIISQGSLSIFYKRPISLVFIIVLVITIGFIVKENIARSKRNPN; from the coding sequence ATGATTGCAAATATTATAGATGGATTTTTTGAATTTTTTAAACTTAGCAGTTTTATTTATATGAATCTAGGTCTTCTTGCAGGAGTAGTATTTGGTTGTATTCCAGGTTTAACAGTAATGCTTTGTCTGGTGCTTTTTCTTCCTTTCACTTATAACTTAGAAGCGATTGATTCATTTATGTTTTTACTTGGGATTTATTGTGCTGGAAGTTATGGAGGATCTATTTCAGCAATTCTTATAAATACTCCTGGAACTCCTCATGCAGCTGCAACAATGCTTGATGGAAATCCAATGGCAAAAAAAGGGCTTGCTAAAAAAGCTCTTAATATAGCTTTAGAAGCTTCAACTTTTGGGGGAATATTCAGTGCTCTTGTACTATTATTCTTAGCTCCACAAGTTGCAAAAGTTGCTTTAAAGTTTGGAGCATCAGAAATATTTATTCTTTGTGTATTTGGACTTTCAATAATAGCTGGAGTAAGTGGAGACAGTCTGGCAAAAGGAATAATTTCAGGATGTATAGGTCTTTTCCTTTCAACAGTTGGAATGGATATTATAAGTGGAACATTTAGATTTACTCTTAATAATTATAATCTTTATGCAGGTTTTGATCTTGTAATAGTTCTTATAGGTTTATTTGCTCTTTCTGAAACAATTTCAAATTCAAATGGAAGTAAAGATTTTAAAGCTTCTACCACTATGAGCCTTGAATCTGTAAAAGATACAGGAAAACTTACAAAAGCTGAGTATAAAAGAATGTTTCCTCATGCTTTAAGATCATCAATCATTGGTGTTATAGTTGGTATCATTCCAGGAACAGGAGCTTCAATGGCTTCATTCTTCAGTTATGATAGAGCAAGAAAAACTTCAAAACATCCTGAAGAATTTGGAAAAGGTTCAATAGATGGAATTGCAGCAGCAGAATCTGCAAACAATGCTGTTACAGGTGCAACACTTATTCCTCTTTTAACTCTTGGAATACCTGGAGATGCTGCAGTTGCTATCCTTCTTGGAACACTTATGGCAAATGGGTTAACACCGGGGCCTAATCTATTCCAAGAGCATGGACTTACTCTTTATGCAATAATGGTTGGACTTGTATTTATAAATATTTTTATGTACATTCAAGGAAAATATTTAACAGGTTTCTTTGCAAAAGTTACAAAGATTCCAAGTGAAATATTGATACCTATAATTGTTGTATTCTGTTTTGCAGGTTCATATTCAATAAAAAGTTCAATGTTTGATTTATATATTTCAATAGCATTTGGAATAATAGCATATATTCTTGTAAAACTTAAATTCTCAACAATTCCTGTATTATTAGGACTTGTTTTGGGAGCTCTTACAGAATCAAACTTAAGAAGAACACTTATAATTTCTCAAGGAAGTCTTTCAATATTCTATAAGAGACCTATTTCTCTTGTATTTATTATAGTTCTTGTAATAACAATAGGATTTATTGTAAAAGAAAATATTGCAAGAAGCAAAAGAAACCCTAACTAA
- a CDS encoding YggS family pyridoxal phosphate-dependent enzyme codes for MGIVTKNVQEVLEDIKKYSKNPEKVKLVAVTKYPNVGRAELEELMENGILNFGENRVQVLEAKRELMDDVKDKISWNFIGNLQKNKVKYIIDYVCMIHSVNKLSLAQEIDKRAAACGRKLDVLVEINLSGEDSKEGYDLEEFYKELPELMKLQNINIKGLMTMAPNVTDEDKIRASFRKLREIKDELNEKYFDGKLTELSMGMSHDYKIALEEGSTIIRIGTKLYN; via the coding sequence ATGGGAATAGTTACAAAAAATGTACAAGAAGTTTTAGAGGATATAAAAAAGTATTCAAAAAATCCTGAAAAAGTGAAACTTGTAGCTGTTACAAAGTATCCTAATGTAGGAAGAGCTGAATTAGAAGAACTTATGGAAAATGGAATTTTAAATTTTGGAGAGAACAGAGTTCAGGTTCTTGAAGCTAAAAGAGAACTTATGGATGATGTGAAAGACAAAATAAGCTGGAATTTCATAGGGAATTTACAAAAAAACAAGGTAAAATATATAATTGATTATGTATGTATGATACATTCTGTAAATAAGTTATCTCTTGCTCAGGAAATTGATAAGAGAGCAGCTGCTTGTGGAAGAAAACTTGATGTTCTTGTTGAAATAAATCTTTCAGGAGAAGACAGCAAAGAGGGATATGATCTTGAAGAATTTTATAAAGAGCTTCCAGAACTTATGAAACTTCAGAATATAAATATAAAAGGGCTTATGACAATGGCACCTAATGTTACAGATGAAGATAAAATAAGAGCAAGTTTCAGAAAATTAAGAGAAATTAAAGATGAACTTAATGAAAAATATTTTGATGGAAAATTAACAGAACTTTCTATGGGAATGAGCCATGATTATAAAATAGCTTTGGAAGAAGGTTCTACAATCATAAGAATCGGAACAAAATTATATAATTAG
- a CDS encoding 7-cyano-7-deazaguanine synthase has translation MNKKVKALALFSGGLDSALAIKLITNQGVEVIALNFVSHFFGGKNEKAEAMAKQLGVQLEYVDFSQKHIEMMKNPVYGRGKNMNPCIDCHALMFKFAGELLEKYDADFLISGEVLGQRPMSQNYQALEKVKGLSKLEDLIVRPLSAKLLPPSKAELEGLIDREKLLDIEGRSRKRQIEIAEQMGIVDYPTPAGGCLLTDPGYSKRLKLIEQDGLLNEESSKIFHLLKKGRFFRFEERKYLFVGRMKEDNDEIVKYKDAGSMFIRGKGVGGPYILGYGELSEEQIEFAKNLFSRYCKFKGEQPIEIFFNEKPVSVDIIDKEAVEENIKKYQVTME, from the coding sequence GTGAATAAAAAAGTAAAAGCATTAGCATTATTTTCAGGAGGGCTTGACAGTGCTCTGGCAATAAAATTAATAACAAATCAAGGAGTTGAAGTTATAGCACTTAACTTTGTTTCTCATTTTTTCGGAGGAAAAAATGAAAAGGCTGAAGCTATGGCAAAACAGCTGGGGGTACAGCTAGAATATGTTGATTTTAGTCAGAAACATATAGAAATGATGAAAAATCCAGTATATGGAAGAGGGAAAAACATGAATCCATGTATTGATTGTCATGCTCTTATGTTTAAATTTGCTGGAGAGCTTTTAGAAAAGTATGATGCAGATTTTCTTATTTCAGGAGAAGTTTTAGGACAAAGACCTATGTCTCAGAACTATCAGGCTCTTGAAAAAGTAAAAGGACTTTCTAAATTGGAAGATTTAATAGTAAGACCTTTATCAGCAAAACTTCTTCCTCCTAGCAAAGCAGAACTTGAAGGACTTATTGACAGAGAAAAACTTCTTGATATAGAAGGAAGAAGCAGAAAAAGACAAATAGAAATTGCAGAGCAAATGGGAATAGTTGACTATCCTACTCCTGCAGGAGGATGCCTTTTAACAGATCCTGGATATTCAAAAAGATTAAAACTTATTGAACAAGATGGACTTCTTAATGAAGAAAGTTCAAAAATATTCCATCTCCTAAAAAAAGGTAGATTTTTTAGATTTGAAGAGAGAAAATATCTTTTTGTAGGAAGAATGAAAGAAGATAATGACGAGATTGTAAAATATAAAGATGCAGGTTCTATGTTTATAAGAGGAAAAGGTGTGGGAGGTCCATATATTCTAGGATATGGTGAGCTTTCAGAAGAACAGATTGAATTTGCAAAAAATCTTTTTTCAAGATACTGTAAATTTAAAGGTGAACAGCCTATAGAAATTTTCTTTAATGAAAAACCAGTTTCTGTAGATATTATTGATAAAGAAGCTGTGGAAGAGAACATTAAAAAATATCAAGTAACAATGGAGTGA
- a CDS encoding tripartite tricarboxylate transporter TctB family protein, producing MKYKIKVNIVGGAIFIILSMILWYLIPSQIPINSDGIITSRSFPRLIVLLMFFSSLFIFVSDIIKLISKRPVSEVEVNLKEEGRAAVVCVLLVAYAFLLNKIGFMIASIVYCYSMLIFFKCKNWKYYIIVTIICMAVTYIFKNILLVQLP from the coding sequence GTGAAATACAAAATTAAAGTAAATATTGTAGGAGGAGCAATTTTTATCATTCTTTCAATGATATTGTGGTATCTAATTCCTTCGCAAATTCCTATAAATTCAGATGGGATTATAACTTCAAGAAGTTTTCCAAGACTTATTGTTTTACTTATGTTTTTTTCAAGTTTGTTTATTTTTGTTTCAGATATTATAAAATTAATTTCAAAGCGTCCAGTGAGTGAAGTTGAAGTAAATCTTAAAGAAGAGGGAAGGGCAGCAGTTGTATGTGTACTTCTTGTAGCTTATGCTTTCCTTCTTAATAAAATAGGATTTATGATTGCTTCAATAGTTTATTGTTATTCTATGCTTATATTTTTTAAATGTAAAAATTGGAAATATTATATTATAGTAACTATTATATGTATGGCTGTAACTTATATATTTAAAAATATATTGCTTGTACAGCTGCCATAA
- a CDS encoding sulfatase: MKTIMILFDSLNKNYLPPYGNSWIKAPNFQRLAEHSVKFNNCFAGSLPCMPARRELHTGRYNFLHRSWGPLEPFDDSMPEILKMNGVYTHLATDHHLYWADGGATYHSRFSSWEMIRGQEGDPWKGQIKFPEIPEDAKAPQRLFLPSREKLADIWRQEWVNRQEFKEEKDYPQSRTFKAGIDFIEKNHSDDNWFLQIESFDPHEPYVVPEEYDALYGEHIKKKNLDWPDYHPVIESSDDVENLKYKYAALLSKCDRSLGNVLDLMDKYNMWDDTMLIVCTDHGFLLGEHGWWAKNMMPAYNELVNTPLFIWDPRSKKKGETRHSLVQLIDMAPTVLEFFGMEIPKDMQGKPLRETIENDKKVREACIFGWHGNQINCTDGKYVYMRGEAVNTNAPLYEYTLMPTHIKSRFSIEELKDFEVAEPFSFTKGCRTMKIEVKNFNQHYRFGTQLFDIEKDPHQINSITDIDTEVRMANLMRELMKESDAPCEQYERIGLSCDKEVTREDVINYRETFEREYSIDKDMEDSLEWEGNTKNELTAFINLVKTSDKDKLVMEFKEEVKAKNISLITEKFVEEFVKERVDEERKSMIMYFLNLLSRRK, translated from the coding sequence GTGAAAACAATAATGATATTGTTTGATTCATTGAATAAAAATTATCTTCCACCTTATGGAAATTCTTGGATAAAAGCACCAAATTTCCAAAGGCTTGCAGAACATTCAGTAAAATTTAATAATTGTTTTGCAGGAAGTCTTCCTTGTATGCCTGCAAGAAGAGAGCTTCATACTGGAAGATATAATTTCCTTCATAGAAGCTGGGGACCTTTAGAGCCATTTGATGATTCAATGCCTGAAATTTTAAAAATGAATGGAGTTTATACTCATCTTGCTACAGATCATCATTTATACTGGGCAGACGGAGGAGCAACATATCACAGCAGATTTTCAAGCTGGGAAATGATAAGAGGACAAGAAGGAGATCCTTGGAAAGGGCAGATAAAATTCCCTGAGATTCCTGAAGATGCAAAAGCACCTCAAAGACTTTTCCTTCCTTCAAGAGAAAAACTTGCTGATATATGGCGTCAGGAATGGGTAAACCGTCAGGAATTTAAAGAAGAAAAAGATTATCCTCAGTCAAGAACATTTAAAGCAGGAATAGACTTTATAGAAAAGAATCATAGTGATGATAATTGGTTCTTACAGATAGAATCTTTTGATCCACATGAACCATATGTTGTCCCTGAAGAATATGATGCACTTTATGGGGAACATATTAAAAAGAAAAATTTAGATTGGCCTGATTATCATCCTGTAATTGAAAGTAGTGATGATGTAGAAAATTTAAAATATAAGTATGCAGCTCTTCTTTCAAAATGTGACAGAAGCCTTGGAAATGTTTTAGATCTTATGGATAAATATAATATGTGGGACGATACAATGCTTATTGTATGTACAGACCATGGTTTCCTTCTTGGAGAACATGGATGGTGGGCAAAAAATATGATGCCAGCATATAATGAACTTGTAAATACTCCTCTTTTTATATGGGATCCAAGATCTAAGAAAAAAGGAGAGACAAGACATTCTTTAGTTCAGCTGATAGATATGGCACCTACTGTTCTTGAATTTTTCGGAATGGAGATTCCAAAAGATATGCAGGGGAAACCTTTAAGAGAAACAATAGAAAATGATAAAAAAGTAAGAGAAGCTTGTATTTTTGGTTGGCATGGAAATCAGATAAACTGTACAGACGGAAAATATGTGTATATGAGAGGTGAAGCAGTAAATACAAATGCTCCTCTTTATGAGTATACTCTTATGCCTACACATATAAAATCAAGATTTTCCATAGAAGAACTTAAAGATTTTGAAGTAGCAGAACCTTTCTCGTTCACAAAAGGTTGCAGAACAATGAAAATAGAAGTTAAAAACTTTAATCAGCACTATAGATTTGGAACTCAGCTTTTTGATATAGAAAAAGATCCTCATCAGATAAATTCTATAACTGATATTGATACAGAAGTAAGAATGGCAAATCTTATGAGAGAACTTATGAAAGAAAGCGATGCCCCTTGTGAGCAATATGAAAGAATAGGACTTTCATGTGATAAAGAAGTTACAAGAGAGGATGTAATAAACTATAGAGAAACATTTGAAAGAGAATATTCAATAGATAAAGATATGGAAGATTCTTTAGAATGGGAAGGAAATACAAAAAATGAGCTTACAGCTTTTATAAATCTTGTAAAAACATCTGATAAAGATAAGCTTGTAATGGAATTTAAAGAGGAAGTAAAAGCTAAAAATATTTCTTTAATAACAGAAAAATTTGTTGAAGAATTTGTAAAGGAAAGAGTAGATGAAGAAAGAAAATCTATGATTATGTATTTCTTAAATCTACTTTCAAGAAGAAAATAA